The genomic interval TCTTCGGGCGTCTTCGGGGGTGACTCGATCGCCCCGCTTTCCGCCGCGAGAGTCGCTATTCCCGAGATCATGATAAACGCGGTTATGAACCAGGCATACTTTGATGTTTGCACGATGGCCTCCTTGAGAGAACTAACTCTGAAAACAAGGTGGCGGAATATGGAGTTCCTGGCGAAGTGGATAGGGCGGTATCGAATTGGGGTGTTTCTGAGTATCGAGCGACCCACAGCAGAGCTGTGGGCTACCTGTTTAACTCTGAAAACAAGGTGGCGGAATATGGGGTTCCTGGCGAAGTGGATAGGGCGGTATCGAATTGGGGTGTTTCAGAGTATCGAGCGACCCACAGCAGAGCTGTGGGCTACCGGTTGGCCATGGTCAAGTTGCCGATGGTATCTTGGGGAGCGGTCTGGTATATTCGAGATTGACGGCATTCAAATATGAGCAAAGTGCGCATGTATGAAGCCAGCCCCCACCTGCAAGCAGGTGGGCCACCTGAAAGTCGAGATTGCGGACTACACGTTCCCGCCCTCAGGCGAGTGGGCCACCCGATCTCTTCGGCTACTTAAACGCGCCGGCGATCCAGCGGCCAATGAAGTGAGTCGCCACTATCACGATCAGTCCCACCAGCAAGTGCTCAGCCACTACAGGAAGCGGCCGAGCCCCTGCGCGGCGCGCCATGATATAGCTGAATAGCGCCAGCATCGTCATACCGAGAATGATGCTTACTATTATCGCTGTGCGCAGGGGCAGCAACAGCACGGGGACGACAAAGAACGACGCGAATATTGCTTTGGCGGCAAACGTGGTGATAGTCGAAACCCAGATTTCGGCGGTGGTGTGGTGGTTTTCGGATTCCTCAGAGACATGAATGCCGAGCGCATCGGAGAAAGCGTCGGCGATCGCGATCGTCAGTACGCCGCCAATCACCGCCAGCCGCGACGATGTCCCCGCCTCGAGACCGATCATCAGCCCGAGCGTGGTGATAATCGCCGAGATGAATCCGAAACTAAGTCCAACCTGGAACGAATGCTGCATGACTTCAGCCCTCCGCCGCGACAAACCACTTTTCACTCTTCAAGCCAAAGCTATCTCGAATCGCGGCCCGCGAATATAATACACCGGATGATGGCCGCAAGTGGGTTTGGACTGGCTGGGGTCGATTTGGATCATGTCATAATCCCACCCGTTGGGTGGGGTACCGGGGACTACTTCGATCCCAGAGCGCAGCCGCGTCGGGAATGCCGGAACAGTTTACCCCCGCGCAAGAGCGCGCTCAAACTTACTCTTGGATTGAGCGATCAACGGAATCGCCAGCAACTGAAACAGCCGCTCCAGGCCACTGTACACGGTATCGAAATGGCTGCGGTCATCCAGCTCGACTTCCAGCTCGTACTCGGTGGAACCGTCAGCGAACTCCGTTCGGTCGATCTCCAGATTCAAATCGTGGTCGCCGATGCGATGCCGCTTGATGTGACGCTCGTTTCTAAACTGGAGGATGAGTGACGGCCTGAGATCGGGCAGTTGTTGACGAATAGTCGCGATCGGCTCAATATCGAGCGCCATCAGATCGGCGCGCCCGTCGATTATCGCCCGCGCCTCAGTCGAGCTTATCTCTCCGGTCACTTCCTGCCGCACCGCGAGCGCATC from Candidatus Zixiibacteriota bacterium carries:
- a CDS encoding CYTH domain-containing protein gives rise to the protein MTTTSGLEIEIKIQLESFTDYLKLLGYLGPIDREEHHLNAFFDSPERDLGRAGYVLRVRSTDQYGSVTLKSFVSQADALAVRQEVTGEISSTEARAIIDGRADLMALDIEPIATIRQQLPDLRPSLILQFRNERHIKRHRIGDHDLNLEIDRTEFADGSTEYELEVELDDRSHFDTVYSGLERLFQLLAIPLIAQSKSKFERALARG